The Populus alba chromosome 6, ASM523922v2, whole genome shotgun sequence genome contains a region encoding:
- the LOC118032177 gene encoding ATPase 8, plasma membrane-type-like codes for MEDIKNESIDLEKIPIEEVFEKLKCTKEGLSATEGEERLRIFGPNKLEEKRESKFLKFLGFMWNPLSWVMEAAAIMAIVLANGGGKPPDWQDFVGIIVLLIINSTISFIEENNAGNAAAALMAGLAPKTKVLRDGKWSEQDAAILVPGDIISIKLGDIIPADARLMVGDPLKIDQSALTGESLPVTKYPGSGVYSGSTCKQGEIEAVVIATGVHTFFGKAAHLVDSTNNVGHFQKVLTAIGNFCICSIAIGMLVEIIVMYPIQHRRYRDGIDNLLVLLIGGIPIAMPTVLSVTMAIGSHRLSQQGAITKRMTAIEEMAGMDVLCSDKTGTLTLNKLTVDKTLIEVFVKDMDKDALMLHAARASRTENQDAIDASIVGMLGDPSEARSGIIEVHFLPFNPVEKRTAITYFDGNGDWYRSSKGAPEQIIELCELKGNIRKKAHEIISNFADRGLRSLGVARQRIPEKNKESAGSPWEFVGLLPLFDPPRHDSAETIRRALDLGVNVKMITGDQLAIGKETGRRLGMGTNMYPSSSLLGDNKDESIASVPVDELIEKADGFAGVFPEHKYEIVKKLQERKHICGMTGDGVNDAPALKKADIGIAVADATDAARSASDIVLTEPGLSVIISAVLTSRAIFQRMKNYTIYAVSITIRIVLGFLLVALIWKFDFSPFMVLIIAILNDGTIMTISKDRVKPSPVPDSWKLNEIFAMGVVLGTYLAIITVLFFWLAHSTDFFSDKFGVRSIRGKPDELTAALYLQVSIISQALIFVTRSRSWSFTERPGLLLVGAFLAAQLVATVIAVYANWGFARIQGIGWGWAGIIWIFSIITYIPLDILKFITRYALTGKAWDNLLENKTAFTTKKDYGKGEREAQWATAQRTLHGLQSPETMKNDKASYRELSELAEQAKRRAEVARLREIHTLKGHVESVVKMKGLDIETIQQHYTV; via the exons ATGGAAGATATAAAGAATGAGAGTATTGATCTT GAGAAAATTCCTATTGAAGAAGTGTTTGAAAAGCTAAAATGTACGAAAGAGGGGTTGAGTGCAACAGAAGGTGAAGAGAGGCTTAGGATCTTTGGCCCCAACAAGCTTGAGGAGAAAAGGGAGAGCAAATTCCTCAAGTTCTTGGGCTTTATGTGGAATCCTTTGTCGTGGGTCATGGAGGCAGCTGCCATTATGGCCATTGTTTTGGCTAATGGAGGAGGCAAGCCACCGGATTGGCAAGACTTTGTTGGTATCATTGTGTTGCTTATCATCAATTCCACCATCAGCttcattgaagaaaacaatGCGGGTAACGCCGCTGCCGCTTTGATGGCTGGTCTTGCTCCTAAAACCAAG GTTTTGAGGGATGGAAAATGGAGTGAGCAAGATGCAGCAATTTTGGTACCAGGAGATATAATTAGCATCAAGTTGGGAGATATTATCCCAGCTGATGCTCGTCTCATGGTAGGTGATCCGCTCAAGATCGATCAGTCTGCCTTAACTGGTGAGTCCCTTCCAGTCACAAAGTATCCCGGCAGCGGGGTTTACTCAGGATCAACCTGTAAGCAAGGTGAGATTGAGGCTGTTGTTATTGCGACGGGTGTTCATACCTTCTTCGGCAAGGCAGCGCACCTTGTCGACAGCACCAATAACGTCGGTCATTTCCAAAAG GTGTTGACTGCTATTGGTAACTTCTGTATCTGCTCAATTGCAATTGGTATGCTGGTTGAGATCATAGTGATGTACCCAATCCAACACAGGAGGTACAGAGATGGCATTGACAACCTCTTGGTGCTTCTCATTGGAGGTATCCCTATTGCCATGCCCACAGTCTTGTCAGTGACAATGGCTATTGGATCTCACCGCCTATCACAGCAAGGTGCCATCACCAAGAGGATGACTGCCATTGAAGAAATGGCTGGAATGGATGTCTTGTGCAGTGACAAGACTGGAACTCTCACCCTGAACAAGCTTACTGTTGACAAGACTCTCATTGAG GTGTTTGTGAAGGACATGGACAAGGACGCTCTTATGTTACACGCTGCCAGGGCTTCTAGAACCGAGAACCAGGATGCCATTGATGCTTCAATAGTTGGGATGTTGGGAGATCCCAGTGAG GCAAGATCAGGAATCATAGAGGTGCATTTCTTGCCCTTCAACCCTGTCGAAAAGCGCACTGCAATCACTTACTTCGATGGAAATGGTGATTGGTATAGAAGCAGCAAGGGAGCTCCCGAGCAG ATTATTGAGCTCTGTGAACTCAAGGGGAATATTAGGAAAAAGGCTCATGAAATCATCAGCAACTTTGCTGACCGTGGCCTTCGTTCCCTGGGAGTTGCTCGTCAG AGAATACCAGAGAAGAACAAGGAAAGTGCAGGATCACCATGGGAGTTTGTGGGTCTCTTGCCTCTTTTTGACCCTCCAAGGCATGATAGTGCTGAGACTATCCGCCGAGCACTTGACCTTGGTGTCAATGTTAAGATGATCACCGGTGACCAACTTGCAATTGGCAAGGAGACTGGCCGCAGGCTTGGCATGGGTACCAACATGTATCCTTCATCATCCCTCCTCGGTGATAACAAAGATGAATCAATTGCGTCCGTTCCAGTTGACGAGCTCATTGAGAAAGCTGATGGGTTTGCTGGCGTCTTCCCTG AGCACAAATATGAGATCGTTAAGAAGCTCCAAGAGAGGAAGCACATTTGTGGAATGACAGGTGATGGTGTTAACGATGCACCGGCATTGAAGAAGGCGGACATTGGTATTGCCGTGGCAGATGCAACTGATGCTGCCCGGAGTGCCTCAGACATTGTTTTGACAGAACCAGGATTGAGTGTGATTATCAGTGCTGTGCTGACAAGCAGAGCCATCTTCCAACGGATGAAGAACTACACAATCTATGCTGTTTCCATCACAATTCGTATTGTGTTGGGATTCTTGCTTGTTGCACTTATCTGGAAGTTTGACTTCTCACCATTCATGGTCCTCATCATTGCCATCCTCAATGATGGAACCATTATGACCATCTCCAAGGATAGAGTCAAGCCATCTCCTGTCCCTGACTCCTGGAAGCTTAATGAAATTTTTGCCATGGGCGTTGTCCTTGGAACCTACTTGGCAATTATAACCGTGCTGTTCTTCTGGCTTGCTCATAGCACCGACTTCTTCTCC GATAAGTTCGGCGTGAGGTCAATCAGAGGTAAACCAGATGAGCTGACAGCAGCTCTTTACCTTCAAGTGAGCATCATCAGTCAAGCACTCATCTTTGTGACCAGGTCAAGGAGCTGGTCCTTCACTGAACGCCCTGGTCTCTTGCTTGTCGGTGCCTTCCTTGCAGCGCAATTG GTGGCAACTGTCATTGCTGTGTATGCAAACTGGGGATTTGCAAGAATCCAAGGCATCGGTTGGGGATGGGCAGGAATAATCTGGATTTTCAGCATTATCACCTACATCCCTCTTGACATCCTCAAGTTCATCACCCGCTATGCATTGACCGGGAAGGCTTGGGATAATCTGCTAGAAAACAAG ACTGCTTTCACCACCAAGAAGGATTATGGAAAGGGTGAAAGGGAGGCTCAATGGGCTACAGCTCAGCGCACCCTTCATGGTCTCCAGTCCccagaaaccatgaaaaatgaCAAGGCCAGCTATAGGGAGTTGAGTGAACTCGCTGAGCAGGCAAAGAGGCGTGCCGAAGTAGCAAG GCTAAGAGAGATTCACACATTGAAGGGCCATGTTGAGTCAGTGGTTAAAATGAAGGGGCTTGATATTGAGACCATCCAACAACACTACACAGTCTAA
- the LOC118032178 gene encoding oligopeptide transporter 3 — translation MATTESKDEKHTNGLGLDSSAEEQHERCPVEEVALVVPETDDPTLPVLTFRAWFLGLTSCIILIFLNTFFTYRTQPLTISAILMQIGVLPIGKFMAKTLPTRDYRILGWSFSLNPGPFNMKEHVIITIFANCGVSFGGGDAYSIGAITVMKAYYKQNLSFLCGLFIVLTTQILGYGWAGMLRRYLVYPVEMWWPSNLAQVSLFRALHEKDPKSKGLTRMQFFLIAMTASFLYYTVPGYLFPIMTFFSWVCWVWPHSITAQQVGSGYHGLGVGAFTLDWAGISAYHGSPLVAPWSSIVNVAVGFIMFIYIILPLCYWKYNTFDARKFPIFSNQLFTSSGQKYETTKILTPDFQLNIPAYDSYSKLYLSPLFALSIGSGFARFTATLTHVALFNGRDIWRQSRRAVQNVKLDVHSKLMKAYKEVPDWWFYILLIGSVVLSLLMSFVWKETVQLQWWGMLFAFALAWLVTLPIGVIQATTNQQPGYDIIAQFMIGYVLPGKPIANLLFKIYGRISTIHALSFLADLKLGHYMKIPPRCMYVAQLVGTFVAGTLNLAVAWWMLENIENICDTDVLDSSSPWTCPKYRVTFDASVIWGLIGPRRLFGPGGLYRNLVWLFLIGAFLPVPFWALSKMFPEKKWIALINIPVISYGFAGMPPATPTNIASWLVTGTIFNYFVFRYRKRWWQKYNYVLSAALDAGTAFMGVLLFFAVQNSGKELKWWGTDVDHCPLASCPTAPGIVVKRCPVF, via the exons ATGGCAACTACAGAGAGTAAGGATGAGAAACACACGAATGGTTTAGGGTTAGATTCATCAGCAGAAGAACAACATGAAAGATGTCCTGTTGAGGAAGTGGCCTTAGTTGTGCCTGAAACTGATGACCCAACCCTTCCTGTCCTGACTTTCCGTGCATGGTTTCTGGGTTTAACTTCATGCATAATACTCATCTTTTTGAACACCTTCTTCACTTACCGTACACAGCCACTCACTATCTCTGCCATTCTTATGCAAATTGGTGTTTTGCCTATAGGGAAGTTTATGGCTAAGACTTTGCCCACTAGAGATTATAGGATTTTGGGGTGGAGTTTTAGTTTGAATCCAGGGCCTTTTAATATGAAAGAACATGTGATTATCACTATCTTTGCTAATTGTGGTGTGTCTTTTGGTGGTGGTGATGCTTACTCTATTGGTGCCATTACTGTTATGAAGGCTTATTATAAGCAGAATCTGAGTTTCCTTTGTGGGCTGTTCATAGTCTTGACTACTCAG ATTTTGGGATATGGATGGGCTGGGATGCTAAGGAGATACTTGGTTTATCCTGTTGAGATGTGGTGGCCTTCAAACCTTGCTCAGGTTTCTCTGTTCAg AGCACTGCATGAAAAGGATCCGAAAAGTAAAGGCCTGACTAGGATGCAATTCTTCCTCATTGCCATGACAGCAAGCTTTCTCTATTATACAGTCCCTGGTTACTTGTTCCCAATCATGACGTTTTTCTCATGGGTGTGCTGGGTATGGCCTCATAGTATCACGGCTCAACAAGTAGGGTCAGGTTACCACGGCCTTGGTGTCGGTGCCTTCACTCTTGATTGGGCTGGGATTTCAGCCTACCATGGCAGTCCTCTTGTCGCTCCTTGGTCTTCCATTGTCAATGTTGCGGTTGGATTTATCATGTTCATCTACATAATACTCCCATTGTGTTATTGGAAATATAACACTTTTGATGCTCGGAAGTTTCCAATATTTTCTAATCAGCTATTCACTTCTAGTGGGCAAAAATATGAAACTACAAAGATCTTGACCCCAGATTTTCAACTTAACATCCCTGCTTATGATAGTTATAGCAAGCTCTATCTGAGCCCTCTATTTGCCCTGTCAATTGGATCAGGATTTGCAAGGTTCACAGCAACCCTCACACATGTGGCGCTGTTTAATGGAAG GGATATTTGGAGGCAAAGTAGAAGAGCAGTGCAGAATGTGAAATTGGATGTTCATTCAAAATTGATGAAAGCTTACAAAGAAGTTCCTGATTGGTGGTTTTATATCCTCTTAATAGGAAGTGTTGTCCTCTCGTTGTTAATGTCTTTTGTTTGGAAAGAAACTGTGCAGCTGCAATGGTGGGGTATGCTCTTTGCCTTTGCCTTGGCTTGGCTTGTTACCCTTCCTATTGGTGTTATTCAAGCAACTACGAATCAG CAACCTGGGTATGACATAATAGCACAGTTCATGATTGGATATGTTCTTCCAGGAAAACCAATTGCAAACCTGCTTTTCAAGATTTATGGACGAATTAGCACGATCCATGCTCTTTCTTTCTTAGCTGACCTTAAACTTGGACACTACATGAAAATTCCACCACGGTGCATGTATGTAGCTCAG CTAGTGGGGACTTTTGTTGCTGGTACACTCAATCTTGCAGTTGCGTGGTGGATGTTGGAGAACATTGAAAATATCTGTGATACTGATGTACTTGATTCTAGTAGTCCATGGACATGTCCTAAGTACCGAGTCACTTTTGATGCTTCTGTAATCTGGGGCCTCATTGGACCAAGAAGGCTCTTTGGACCCGGTGGCCTCTACAGGAACTTGGTATGGCTGTTCCTCATTGGAGCTTTCTTACCGGTTCCTTTCTGGGCACTGAGCAAAATGTTCCCTGAAAAGAAATGGATTGCATTGATAAATATACCAGTAATATCTTACGGTTTTGCCGGAATGCCACCTGCAACTCCCACCAACATCGCAAGCTGGCTTGTCACTGGAACTATATTCAACTACTTTGTCTTTCGATATCGCAAGCGCTGGTGGCAGAAGTATAACTATGTCCTATCTGCAGCATTGGATGCTGGGACAGCTTTCATGGGTGTTTTATTGTTCTTCGCTGTGCAGAATTCAGGCAAAGAATTGAAATGGTGGGGTACGGATGTTGATCACTGTCCTTTGGCTTCATGTCCAACAGCACCGGGGATTGTAGTTAAACGATGTCCAGTCTTTTAA